A region of the Agrobacterium sp. RAC06 genome:
TGCCGCGATCGAAGCCGAACGCGACCTTGCCTCACTGTCGGGCGGTGAAATGCAGAGGCTCGCACTGGCCCGTATTCTGTTGCAACGACCGGATATTGCAATCCTCGACGAGGCAACCAGCGCGCTCGACCAGGCGGCCGAAACCGAGCTTCTGGCACGGATCCGCGAGCATTTGCCCGACATGATCCTGATCCTGATCTCGCATCGCGTCCCCCAGACGCCATCAGACATGCAGATCCACGATATCGACAACCATCCGAAAGTGCTGGCTGTCGCCAGCTGACGCCATCCTCCATCGAACCCATGACGGAAACAGACATGACCATCAACGAACCCGTAACCCGGCACCACCTGCAGGCAAAGGCAGAAGATATCATCCGGCGGCTCCCCGAAATGGGCAAGTTGATGATTATCGGAAAGGGCAAGGGCGCCACCCACGAACGCATCGGCAAGGTCGAGATGGTAGGGGAAGTCTCTGGCCGCTTCGTCTGCGGTGGCGCCCATCACAAGTCCCGTATCGATCCGACCCTGGTCTGCGAGATCGTCTTCGATATCTCCAGCATCATGCAGAACCAGGTTTATCCGCGTCTGGAATTCAACAAGGCTGACGGCGGCACGCTTTTCGCAGTGGTCGGCTTCGAAGGGCTCGAACCTTTCGCAAATGTCTTGTCGGATCTGCAGAGGACTGTCGATCCGAAGAAGCGGGACCTCACCCGGCCTGACAGACCGGATCTGGACCCTGCCGATCCGGGACGTCTGCCACTGGATCTAGCCTTGGCCGAGGGCTCTGCGATCACCATTCGTTATGACGAGCCCGGCTTCAGCCAGAGCTGGACGGGACCGGTTACCAAAGTCAGCCCCGGCATGGGCTTCATCAACATCATGACCGAGGATTTTCATCTGCATCTGCTCGGCGGCACTGTCGCACGCTGGGAAGAGACAGAGGTGGCCGAGGGACGGATGCAGCTTGCCGCCATAAACCACGAAGGGCAGCTGGTCGGCTTGACCCTACTGGTTCCAGCATTTGAAGATGCAGTTTGACGGTGGAGAAGGGCATGGTGGAACATCAGCCGGGCAGTTGGCGGGACGGTCATACGTGCGAGATCCTGCAGCATCAGGCGCTAATGCAGACGCTTGCTGAAAAGCAGGCGGTCTTGCTGGGCGAGACCCATGACCGATATGATATACATCGTTGGCAGTTGCATGTCCTTGCCGCGCTGCATGCTTACAAGGCTGATATCGTCGTCGGTTTCGAGATGTTTCCGAGACGCGTTCAGCCGGCGCTGGACCGCTGGGTTGCTGGTGCGCTCACCGTTGAGCAGTTTCTCGAGGAAGCGGAATGGGCAACGGTCTGGGGCTTCCAGGCCGAACTTTACCTGCCGATCTTCCACTATTGCCGGCAGTTCCGTCTGCCGATGAAAGCGCTCAATTGCCACCGACAACTGGTGACGGAGGTTGGCAAGCTCGGGTGGGAGGCGATCCCGGAGGCGGAGCGGGACGGGTTGACGCCGGCACGGCCGGCGACGGCAGCCTATCGTCGCTTTCTCTTCGAGTATACGGGAGGTTCAAGGCCGGAACGTGCGGCTCAACATGCGGACGATCCTCAGTTCGATCGATTTGTTCGGGCCCAGCAGACCTGGGACCGTGCGTTTGCCTGCAATATCGCAACTGCGCTTGAGGCAGACCCGTCGGCTCTGGTCGTCGGCATCATCGGACGTGGGCATCTGGAATATGGTCACGGCACTCCAGCGCAGCTTGCCGATCTGGGGATTGAGCACGTTGCGGTTCTGTTGCCCGAGGACAGCTTGGAATTCGAGATTGAAAGAAAGCCCGGCATGGCCGATGCCCTCTTCATGCTTGCTCGACTCGACGCACCTGAATGAATCGCCAGATTCCACGGTGCTTCTTTGCGCAGCACTCGTCTCTTGGCGATGCTCATCTCAACTGGCGCTCATCCTTTGGCTCTCTAGACAGAGATGGTCCGTAGAGGCGAGAGGTCGTTGTGGGGCCGAGCCGGCGACGTCTTATGTTGCTCAATCCTCAGTTGGACGACATGTCCCTGGGAACTGTCGATGGTGTCGACATGTTTCCGTCGGTGCCACTTGGCACTCCCACCCAAGCGAGGGGACGGCCCCAATTTTCCAAGCGCATCCTGCCCTTCGATCTAGCTACTTCTCAATTCCAATCCGAACTGATGGTTTGCTCGGGTATTTTGGAATGCTATTGGCACTGCTTGTGGCGATACTGCAGGCACCGCGACGGCAAACAGCCTCACAATCGCAAACCGCAACATAAGCCCTTTCGAGGCTGTTGCGCTGAAGGTGATCAATTCCTTGTCCGCATGTTACTCTTCTCTAAACGCCCTGGTGATCTGGTCGGTAAAGGGCTTCGCGAGGAACGAGATGACAGTCCTTTCCT
Encoded here:
- a CDS encoding ChaN family lipoprotein; its protein translation is MVEHQPGSWRDGHTCEILQHQALMQTLAEKQAVLLGETHDRYDIHRWQLHVLAALHAYKADIVVGFEMFPRRVQPALDRWVAGALTVEQFLEEAEWATVWGFQAELYLPIFHYCRQFRLPMKALNCHRQLVTEVGKLGWEAIPEAERDGLTPARPATAAYRRFLFEYTGGSRPERAAQHADDPQFDRFVRAQQTWDRAFACNIATALEADPSALVVGIIGRGHLEYGHGTPAQLADLGIEHVAVLLPEDSLEFEIERKPGMADALFMLARLDAPE